The stretch of DNA GAGGATCGATCGTGCCGTAGGCCGGTCCGCGTAAACCGTTCCGTCGGTCGATCGATCGGCTGAAAGGGCGAGGAATCCCGATAGCTTCGATTCGGCATAGCAGATACACGGATGAGGCGGGCAGTAAACCAATCCGTTACACGGCATGATCCCGTAAAGGCAGGCGCCGCGAACCCAATCGTTGACCGTCCAATGCTTCCTTTCGATATCGATGAACTCAATGCCCGTTCTTATAGAATCGACTCCCTCGAGCCCTCATCCATGATGTAGAAGATCCGCCCACCGGCCGAAACGAGAGCGGTCATCGCTGAGATGTGATCGTGATGACGACTCCATTTCGGGTTGGCCAGCCATTGTAGATGAGAGGGTGGGCCGACAACCGTATCCTTGGCCACAGCGTTGTTCGTCGCGTCGTGGAGATAATGCGTCCACTCATCGATATCCTTAGGCCACGGTTTCCTCTTGATCCGCCACCTTCCGTCCCCGGTCGCTATACATGCAACTCCGAGCGGGCGGAGGACCCTCATGATCTCCGAGTTCGAAACGAGATCCCGTTTCTCGACCACCACGAGGTTCACCATGTTGTCGATGAAGGGGAGATATGATCCCTTCAGCACTCGAAGAGTTACGCGGCCCAGAAGCCCTCTGGCGTAAAGCATTCTCCGTCCGCTCTCTATCGCCCGTGCGTCCACGTCCAACCCCTGCACGACGTATCGGTCGTTACGGCAAAGGGCGGCGGCCAACCTGCCCTCACCACAGCCTATATCGACGATCACCCCACCCGTTACCCCTGACCTTTTAAGGATCTCCTCGGCGGTTTGATCTACGGCGGTTTCGACCGAGCTTGCCTTCGCTATCCCCCACACAACTCCTAAAAGAAAAGCTGCGATTACGAAGATACGAAGATGATAGGACATGTTCCCCTCCATAAACGCCATCGATCTTATGAGGACGACGAATGACAATAAATGACTATAATGAAAATCTCCGCTACACTCAGCGATAATATGAGCAACTCGATTTGACATCGACCTCCCGGGTGTGTTATTATTAGAAATGATAATCGTTACTATTATTCATCTCATCAGGAGTCCAATGGTGTTTATCAGAGAGGACGAGCTTATAGATGATCTCAGGAAAAAGGGTTATCGGGCGACGAGGCAGAGGCTGACGATTCTCGAGGTCCTCCGTAGTTCCTCCGTCCATCCGACCGCAGAGGAGCTTTATAACATGGTCAAACCACGGATCCCAAATATCAGTTTGGGAACCGTGTATAGAACCCTGGATCTGTTCGAGAGATTGGGATTGTTGCAAAAGCTTCCCCTTGGCAAATCCCCATGCAGGTATAACGGCAATCCAAAGATGCACTATCACGCCATCTGTTTGAGCTGTGGGAGGGTCTTCGATGTAGATGAACCTATTCCGGAAAACCTGGGGAAGCGCTTTTCCGAGGAAACGGGCTTTGAGATAACCGGATATAAGCTTGAATTTTACGGATACTGTAAGGAGTGTAGCTCGAAAATAAAAGATCGGCGCTCGGCTGAGGCCGAAGGCCGATAGCCTATCGTTGAAAAAACAAACCTCAGGAGGTGTTCAGATGCGTAAGATGACGGATGATAACCTCAGGGCCGCCTTCGCCGGCGAAAGCCAGGCGCATATGAGATATCTGATCTTCGCACGGAAGGCGGAGGATGAGGGATTTCCGAACGTGGCGAAGCTCTTCAGGGCTATAGCTTATGCTGAGCAGGTTCATGCCGCGAACCATTTCAAGACGTTGGGCGATCTGGGCACATCGAGCAAAAACCTGGAAGCGGCTATCGACGGGGAAACCTTCGAGGTCGAGGAGATGTATCCCGCCTATAACGCCGTGGCACAGTTGCAGGGGGAGAAAGGGGCTCAGAGATCGATCCGGTATGCGCTGGAGGCTGAGAAGATCCATGCCGCCTTCTACCAGAAGGCCAAACAGGCGGTGGATTCAGGGAAGGACGCGGAGATCGGTCAAATCTACATCTGTGATGTGTGCGGATATACCGGCGAGGGAGAGCCGCCTGAAAGATGTCCTGTCTGTGGCGCACCCAGGGATAAATTCAAACTGTTTAACTGATTGTTCATATCAAACCCAGAGGAGACAGGTAAAATGGAGGAGATCAAAAAAGGTATACCGCTTATAGGGGATGAGATGCCGGAGTTTCAGGCTCAGACCACCAAAGGAATCATCAATTTCCCCAAGGATTATAAGGGTAAATGGGTGATTCTCTTCTCCCATCCGGCCGATTACACCCCGGTGTGCACAAGCGAGTTCGTCGCTTTCGCTAGAAGGTACGAGAAGTTCAAGGAGCTGAACGCCGATCTGATAGGCCTTTCAATCGATCAGGTCTTCTCGCACATCAAGTGGACCGAGTGGATCAAGGAGAAGCTTGGAGTGGAGATACCCTTCCCGATAATAGCCGATAACACGGGCGAGATCGCCGAAATGCTGGGGATGCTCCATTCCGAAGCCTCCAACTCCCAAGCCGTAAGGGCCGTCTTCGTAATCGACCCGAAAGGGATCGTAAGGGCAATCATATACTACCCGCTCAATGTGGGCAGGAACATGGATGAAATCCTCAGGCTGCTTAAAGCCCTTCAGATAAGCGATAAAGAAGGGGTGGCGTTGCCCGCCGGCTGGCCGGAGAACGAGCTGATCGGCGATAAGGTGATCGTCCCGCCTGCCACATCCGAAGGGCAGGTCAAGGAACGGCTCGAATCGGCCGAGAAGGGCGAAATTGAGTGCTACGATTGGTGGTTCTGTTATAAGAAGCTCTGATAGGCGGGAAGGCATCCTTAGATACGCCTATGTGGCTGATATAGCCTCCGGAGAATGAGGGATGAGGGGAATTAAATGGCCGATAGTCATGGGCTTATCGCTGGTTGTCCTCTCCGTCCTCCTCTATCTGGCCCATTACCTCATCTTCAGGGACCTTCATCACATCTTCATCTACCTGCTGGGGGACGTGGCCTTCGTCCCCCTCGAAGTTCTGCTCGTTACCCTCGTGATACATGAGCTCCTTAAGGCAAGGGAGAAGAGAAACAGGATGGAGAAGCTGAACATGATCATAGGCGTCTTCTTCAGTGAGGTGGGCAGGGAGCTGTTGACCCGCCTTTCAAACGCCGATCCGAAACTGAAGGAGGTGAGAAACAAACTGGCAAAGGGACATGACTGGAGTGAGATAGATTTCAAGGAAGCGGTCGATCAAATGATGGGGCACAGGTTCCATGTGGATATCAACCTGATCGACCTGAAGGATCTACGGCGGTTCCTCATGGGGAATAGAGAATTTCTGGTGAGGCTCCTGGAAAATCCAAGCTTGATGGAACATGAGACCTTCACCGATTTGCTCTGGGCCGTCTTCCACTTGGATGAGGAGCTCGAATATAGAGATGAGCTGGATGGTATCAACCCGCCTCCGATCCCAAACTCGCCTCCATGGCCATTCGGTTTACCCTATCTCAGCCGATAACGGCGGCCGTTCCTTCCGGAGACCCGAAGCTCTTCAGAATAGCCGTGGAGGTAGCCTCGAACTATACCTCAATAACTGATGAGGAGATCGAGGAGCTTAAGAGGATAGCTCAAGATCAGAAGCCTATATTTGAGCTGGACATATAAAATCTCCCGAAGTACCGGCCTAACGATATTCAGAAGCCGGTATATCCTAATTAAAAACTGGAGGTAATATTGTGAACAGGAAGGAAACTTTGAAGGAACTGATAAAACGGCTCCATGAAGGCGCTGATCCCGATGAGGTGAAAGAGCAGTTTAAGGATCTGATAAAGGGCCTCACGCCGGATGTGATAGCCCAGGTGGAGGAGGAGCTCATAAAGGAGGGGATGCCGAAGGAGGAGGTCCAGAGGCTCTGTGACGTCCATCTGGCTGTGTTCAGGGAATCGCTGGAGGGAGGGGAAACCCTGGCGCCCGAAGGTCATCCGATCCATATCCTCATGGAGGAACATAAGATGCTGTTGCGGTTCGCGGGCGATCTGAGGGACGCGGCTGGAAACCTCCAATCGGCCGGCGGGGAGGAGATGGATCGGATAAATCATATCG from Candidatus Poribacteria bacterium encodes:
- a CDS encoding class I SAM-dependent methyltransferase, with amino-acid sequence MSYHLRIFVIAAFLLGVVWGIAKASSVETAVDQTAEEILKRSGVTGGVIVDIGCGEGRLAAALCRNDRYVVQGLDVDARAIESGRRMLYARGLLGRVTLRVLKGSYLPFIDNMVNLVVVEKRDLVSNSEIMRVLRPLGVACIATGDGRWRIKRKPWPKDIDEWTHYLHDATNNAVAKDTVVGPPSHLQWLANPKWSRHHDHISAMTALVSAGGRIFYIMDEGSRESIL
- a CDS encoding transcriptional repressor, with translation MVFIREDELIDDLRKKGYRATRQRLTILEVLRSSSVHPTAEELYNMVKPRIPNISLGTVYRTLDLFERLGLLQKLPLGKSPCRYNGNPKMHYHAICLSCGRVFDVDEPIPENLGKRFSEETGFEITGYKLEFYGYCKECSSKIKDRRSAEAEGR
- a CDS encoding rubrerythrin family protein — translated: MRKMTDDNLRAAFAGESQAHMRYLIFARKAEDEGFPNVAKLFRAIAYAEQVHAANHFKTLGDLGTSSKNLEAAIDGETFEVEEMYPAYNAVAQLQGEKGAQRSIRYALEAEKIHAAFYQKAKQAVDSGKDAEIGQIYICDVCGYTGEGEPPERCPVCGAPRDKFKLFN
- a CDS encoding peroxiredoxin codes for the protein MEEIKKGIPLIGDEMPEFQAQTTKGIINFPKDYKGKWVILFSHPADYTPVCTSEFVAFARRYEKFKELNADLIGLSIDQVFSHIKWTEWIKEKLGVEIPFPIIADNTGEIAEMLGMLHSEASNSQAVRAVFVIDPKGIVRAIIYYPLNVGRNMDEILRLLKALQISDKEGVALPAGWPENELIGDKVIVPPATSEGQVKERLESAEKGEIECYDWWFCYKKL